The proteins below are encoded in one region of Apium graveolens cultivar Ventura chromosome 4, ASM990537v1, whole genome shotgun sequence:
- the LOC141720132 gene encoding uncharacterized protein LOC141720132, translating to MGRLESATSSDQTEYLIRPNEQDVSRLLAENEQRGFPGMLCSIDYMHWKWKNCPTAWQGSLNDINVLDRPHLFEDLDEGRRPEVKYTINGNEYNMGYYFGDGNKRKYFIAAQKSIKKDVERAFDVLQSRFVIIRDLSRFWDVETMKYIMTACVILHNMIIEDERESSLEEEHFDSDVEVSVVTRIPNHPNNLREFIQVHQQIRNKPAHFQLQNDLIEHPWQIHGGDMN from the exons ATGGGTCGTCTTGAGTCTGCTACGAGCTCGGACCAGACAG AATACTTGATACGGCCAAATGAACAAGATGTATCTAGATTATTGGCAGAGAATGAACAACGAGGCTTTCCTGGAATGTTGTGTAGCATCGACTATATGCATTGGAAGTGGAAAAATTGTCCAACTGCTTGGCAAG GATCATTAAACGACATCAATGTATTAGACCGGCCTCATCTATTTGAAGATTTGGATGAAGGCCGCAGACCTGAAGTGAAGTATACCATCAATGGGAATGAATATAATATGGGATATTATTTTGGTGATG GTAACAAAAGAAAGTATTTTATAGCTGCACAAAAGTCCATTAAAAAAGATGTTGAGAGAGCATTTGATGTGCTACAATCTCGATTTGTAATAATCCGTGATCTTTCACGATTTTGGGATGTCGAAACAATGAAATATATTATGACAGCTTGTGTAATATTGCACAATATGATCATTGAAGATGAAAGGGAATCATCCCTTGAAGAAGAACATTTTGATTCGGATGTCGAAGTATCAGTTGTTACTCGAATTCCCAATCATCCGAATAATCTACGAGAATTCATACAGGTGCATCAACAAATTCGAAACAAACCGGCTCATTTTCAGTTGCAAAATGATCTTATTGAGCATCCTTGGCAGATCCATGGCGGTGACatgaattaa